The Halorhabdus sp. BNX81 genome includes a region encoding these proteins:
- a CDS encoding NADH-quinone oxidoreductase subunit D gives MSLQERTPAEPDVGVTEDGLDYDELADLLGEHVLDREEHVNAEGFVIRPDEVEDVLSTLKDRAGFDHLSAVTAQEYDDRYESIYHLKKYDDPTQELSVVVPTSSDEPVSQSGASVFDTADWHEREAYDLVGIEYDDHPDLRRILLPETWQGHPLSNEYNQTQPQVVTLREHANPLQEDKQSPQDPDTMFVNIGPHHPATHGVLHVKTVLDGEQIVDIDPDIGYLHRSEEQMCQQGTYRHQIMPYPDRWDYTPGGLLNEWAYARAAEDLAEIDVPEYAQVLRTMSAELTRIAAHMLAVGTFGLDLYGDFTVIFMYAVRDREVVQNLLEDLTGQRLMFNYFRLGGVAWDLPEPRQEYLDKVREFIDDLPERLEEYHNLITGNEIFQMRCIDTGVLPPEVAKSYGATGPVARGSGVDYDLRRDDPYGYYDELDWDVVTEDGMDNYARILVRLQEVEESAKIIRQCLDLLEDWPEEDRTIQSNVPRTLRPDPDKEVYRAVEGAKGELGIYIRSDGTDKPARFKIRSPCFSNLQTLPVMSEGEYIPDMVASLGSLDIVLGEVDR, from the coding sequence ATGAGCTTACAGGAACGCACACCGGCCGAACCGGACGTGGGCGTGACCGAGGACGGACTGGACTACGACGAACTCGCTGACTTGCTCGGCGAGCACGTCCTCGATCGCGAGGAGCACGTCAACGCCGAAGGGTTCGTGATCCGGCCCGATGAGGTCGAAGATGTCCTCTCGACGCTGAAAGACCGGGCGGGCTTCGATCACCTCTCGGCAGTCACGGCCCAGGAGTACGACGACCGCTACGAGTCGATCTACCACCTCAAGAAGTACGACGACCCGACCCAGGAACTGTCGGTCGTCGTCCCGACGAGCTCTGACGAGCCAGTGAGCCAATCGGGCGCATCGGTGTTCGATACTGCCGACTGGCACGAGCGGGAGGCCTACGACCTCGTCGGCATCGAGTACGACGACCATCCGGATTTACGGCGCATTCTCCTTCCCGAGACCTGGCAGGGCCATCCGCTCTCGAATGAGTACAACCAGACCCAGCCACAGGTCGTCACCCTTCGGGAACACGCCAATCCACTACAGGAGGACAAACAGAGCCCCCAGGACCCCGATACGATGTTCGTCAACATCGGGCCCCACCACCCGGCGACTCACGGCGTCCTCCACGTCAAGACGGTGCTGGACGGCGAGCAGATCGTCGACATCGACCCCGATATCGGGTATCTCCACCGCAGCGAGGAGCAGATGTGCCAGCAGGGCACCTACCGCCACCAGATCATGCCCTATCCCGACCGGTGGGACTACACGCCCGGTGGCCTCCTCAACGAGTGGGCCTACGCCCGTGCTGCCGAGGATCTAGCTGAGATCGACGTGCCGGAGTACGCGCAGGTCCTGCGGACGATGAGCGCCGAACTCACGCGGATCGCGGCCCACATGCTCGCGGTCGGGACCTTCGGGCTGGACCTCTATGGGGACTTCACAGTCATTTTCATGTATGCCGTCCGGGACCGCGAGGTCGTCCAGAATCTGCTGGAGGACCTCACCGGCCAGCGGCTCATGTTCAATTACTTCCGGCTGGGTGGCGTCGCCTGGGATCTGCCCGAACCCCGCCAGGAGTACCTCGACAAAGTCCGGGAGTTCATCGACGACCTTCCGGAGCGACTTGAGGAGTATCACAACCTCATCACGGGTAACGAGATCTTCCAGATGCGGTGTATCGACACGGGCGTCCTCCCGCCGGAGGTCGCCAAGTCCTACGGGGCGACCGGGCCCGTCGCGCGCGGTTCGGGCGTCGACTACGACCTCCGCCGGGACGACCCCTACGGCTACTACGACGAACTCGACTGGGACGTCGTGACCGAGGACGGGATGGACAACTACGCCCGCATCCTCGTCCGACTTCAGGAAGTCGAGGAGTCCGCGAAGATCATCCGACAGTGTCTCGATCTGCTCGAGGACTGGCCCGAGGAGGACCGCACGATCCAGTCGAACGTGCCCCGGACGCTCCGACCCGATCCCGACAAGGAAGTCTACCGGGCGGTCGAGGGTGCGAAGGGCGAACTCGGGATCTACATCCGCAGCGACGGCACCGACAAGCCCGCGCGGTTCAAGATCCGGAGTCCGTGTTTCTCGAACCTCCAGACGCTGCCGGTGATGTCGGAGGGCGAATACATCCCTGACATGGTGGCGTCGCTCGGCAGTCTCGACATCGTGCTCGGGGAGGTGGATCGGTAA